The following coding sequences are from one uncultured Desulfobacter sp. window:
- a CDS encoding mannose-1-phosphate guanylyltransferase/mannose-6-phosphate isomerase has protein sequence MIYPVILAGGSGTRLWPMSRSLYPKQLINLYNAHTMLQNTLLRLSGLNDLGEPVIICNENHRFMTAEQVRRIDIDAFKIILEPAARNTAPAIALAALVLDDTRPSELQDDPVMLVLPADHEIKNVQAFQEIIQSGAQLARQGKLVTFGIVPSSPETGYGYIKKGSQLDHSSPAFMIERFVEKPDYATAVSYLDSGDFCWNSGMFMFKASAVISELGNFAPDMLEKCRKAIKAGSLDLDFFRVDKAAFEAITEDSIDYAVMEKTENGVVIPLDAGWNDLGSFDALWQTGDKDDRNNVTSGDVLVHNVTDTYIHSDSRLVAAVGLEKFVIVDTKDAVLVAPRDQVQDVKKIVGQLKAKNRGEAVCHAKVYRPWGDYETIDMADRYQVKRITVKPGAKLSLQKHYHRAEHWTVVSGTAIVTKGTDEILLKEDQSIYIPLGTMHRLENPGKIPLELIEVQSGPYLGEDDIVRFDDVYGREAEPGTK, from the coding sequence ATGATTTATCCTGTTATTCTGGCTGGCGGTTCCGGGACGCGGCTGTGGCCCATGTCCAGGTCTTTGTACCCAAAACAGCTTATTAATCTGTACAACGCGCATACCATGCTGCAAAATACCCTTTTGCGGTTATCCGGCCTTAACGATCTTGGCGAACCGGTCATTATCTGCAATGAAAACCACCGGTTTATGACCGCAGAGCAGGTCCGGCGTATTGATATCGATGCGTTCAAGATCATTCTTGAGCCGGCGGCCAGAAATACCGCCCCTGCCATTGCCCTGGCGGCCCTGGTCCTTGATGATACGCGACCGTCCGAACTTCAGGACGATCCGGTGATGCTGGTGCTGCCTGCAGATCACGAAATCAAAAACGTTCAAGCCTTCCAGGAGATTATTCAATCGGGTGCGCAACTGGCCCGGCAGGGCAAGCTGGTGACCTTCGGTATCGTACCCTCATCGCCGGAAACAGGCTACGGGTATATCAAGAAAGGATCTCAACTTGATCATTCATCCCCGGCCTTCATGATTGAACGGTTTGTGGAAAAACCCGATTATGCGACAGCGGTTTCCTACCTTGACTCCGGCGATTTTTGCTGGAACTCCGGCATGTTCATGTTCAAGGCCTCGGCCGTGATTTCAGAACTTGGCAACTTTGCCCCGGACATGCTGGAAAAGTGCCGAAAGGCCATTAAAGCGGGCAGCCTGGATTTGGATTTTTTCAGGGTGGACAAGGCCGCATTTGAGGCGATCACGGAAGACTCCATCGACTACGCGGTGATGGAAAAAACAGAAAACGGCGTTGTCATTCCCCTTGATGCCGGATGGAATGACCTTGGCTCCTTTGACGCCCTGTGGCAGACCGGTGACAAGGATGACCGCAATAACGTGACCAGCGGAGATGTGCTGGTGCACAATGTCACGGATACCTATATCCATTCCGACAGCCGTCTTGTGGCCGCCGTAGGTCTTGAAAAGTTTGTAATTGTGGACACCAAGGATGCTGTACTGGTGGCCCCCCGGGATCAGGTACAGGATGTAAAAAAGATAGTGGGCCAGCTAAAGGCCAAAAATCGAGGGGAAGCGGTTTGCCACGCCAAAGTGTACCGGCCCTGGGGTGATTATGAAACCATCGATATGGCAGACAGATACCAGGTCAAACGCATCACCGTAAAACCCGGTGCAAAACTGTCGTTGCAGAAACACTATCACCGGGCCGAGCACTGGACCGTTGTCTCCGGAACCGCCATTGTCACCAAGGGAACCGATGAGATCCTTTTAAAGGAAGATCAGTCCATTTATATTCCTTTGGGCACCATGCACCGGCTGGAAAACCCGGGAAAGATCCCCCTGGAACTGATCGAGGTGCAGTCCGGCCCATATCTGGGAGAAGACGATATTGTCAGGTTTGATGACGTCTATGGGCGCGAAGCAGAGCCGGGAACTAAATAA
- a CDS encoding YqgE/AlgH family protein: MNDQITQNMKGKFIMAIPGLPDPNFAQTVTCLCEHNESGALGFIVNKVHPLLTGRELFEDLGITCNESIDKTDIFLGGPVQPSGVFVLHCGPFEWNETLRISDWLALSNSRDILEAIAVGKGPETFMILLGCAGWGPMQLDNELADSAWLTCDMSREIMFDTKPDLKYEKAMMLI; this comes from the coding sequence ATGAACGACCAGATTACACAAAATATGAAAGGTAAATTCATCATGGCCATTCCCGGCCTTCCGGATCCCAATTTTGCACAGACCGTTACCTGTCTTTGTGAACACAATGAATCCGGTGCCCTGGGCTTTATTGTCAATAAAGTCCATCCCCTACTCACCGGCCGGGAGCTGTTTGAAGATTTGGGCATTACCTGCAATGAGAGTATCGATAAAACAGATATTTTCCTTGGCGGGCCGGTTCAGCCTTCGGGGGTGTTTGTGCTGCACTGCGGCCCGTTTGAGTGGAACGAAACCCTTAGAATATCAGACTGGCTGGCCCTGAGCAACTCCCGGGACATCCTGGAAGCCATCGCGGTGGGCAAGGGCCCCGAGACCTTTATGATTCTTTTAGGCTGCGCCGGGTGGGGGCCCATGCAGTTGGACAATGAACTGGCCGATTCCGCCTGGCTCACCTGTGATATGTCCAGGGAAATTATGTTTGATACCAAACCGGACCTGAAGTATGAAAAAGCCATGATGCTGATCTGA
- a CDS encoding dynamin family protein produces the protein MTLHPQESIENLVSDTLSVIDSLAAVSTRSDKSLAESRQLCSKIPSFISEGVLRVAVVGVIKSGKSTFINAVSGRELVQRGAGVVTSITTRIRKGKKNRAIIHLKSWDDINREIENCLEMFPGREGRPPFDIRRTQDRQQLRRIFDTIVSEFPITSQGLRPEALVIRNALEGYKHCLDVIGSDEQTICFDTKSFDRHKQFTADAARAFYVKDVCLEVYGKTIHPNVEIADCQGADATDPAVLEKIFSYLEAANLIVYCISSRTGLRHSDMIFLKRIKRLGLMENMLFIFNCDLSEHDSLNNLKETRDRTITELKLLVPDVRFFSFSALYTLFDTQGKRLSSKNKKRLELWQEDKEMVTFCTKEYRRFLDGFHLLFDASRFNLFYVNHIERLKIVTHILGEKIQLLFDVFSAGLLDQEKARERLSDLEGNARRLRVIVDNSVAGAVSALRREIEANLKNAFLKDSENITKLVTEFIREATIDSQPYRTGVDTTGFKQILYMMFQDFKRELDLFILEQVTPELKQLVGIQEGRIASYFKSLLDSYRIDYVTMAVPGEREDGRLSLELIKEEEEYSKGADLENIKKILGLHLPAQIFWVRLFYDMSDQSW, from the coding sequence ATGACTTTACACCCCCAGGAATCCATAGAAAATTTAGTATCTGATACCCTCTCAGTCATTGACAGCCTGGCTGCCGTTTCAACACGTTCGGACAAAAGTCTTGCCGAGAGCAGGCAACTTTGCAGCAAAATTCCCTCTTTTATCAGTGAAGGGGTGTTGCGTGTGGCCGTGGTCGGGGTGATTAAATCCGGCAAAAGTACGTTTATCAATGCCGTTTCGGGCAGAGAACTGGTTCAGCGCGGGGCAGGGGTGGTGACATCCATTACTACCCGTATCCGGAAGGGTAAAAAAAACAGGGCGATTATCCATCTCAAATCCTGGGATGACATCAACCGTGAAATTGAAAACTGTCTGGAGATGTTTCCCGGACGGGAGGGCCGGCCGCCGTTTGATATCAGGCGTACCCAGGACCGGCAGCAGCTGCGCCGTATTTTTGACACCATTGTCTCGGAATTTCCAATCACATCCCAAGGCCTTCGCCCCGAGGCTTTAGTTATTCGTAACGCCCTTGAGGGGTATAAACATTGTCTGGACGTGATCGGATCAGATGAGCAGACCATCTGCTTTGACACCAAATCCTTTGACCGTCATAAACAGTTTACGGCGGATGCGGCCAGGGCCTTTTATGTCAAAGACGTGTGCCTGGAGGTATACGGAAAGACCATTCATCCCAATGTTGAAATTGCCGATTGCCAGGGTGCCGACGCCACAGACCCTGCGGTCCTTGAAAAAATATTTTCCTATCTTGAGGCCGCCAACCTGATTGTATACTGCATCTCGTCACGTACGGGGCTTCGGCACTCCGACATGATTTTTTTAAAGCGGATAAAGCGCCTGGGGTTAATGGAAAACATGCTGTTTATTTTCAATTGTGATTTAAGTGAGCACGATTCCCTGAACAACCTCAAAGAAACCCGGGACAGAACCATTACCGAACTCAAACTTCTGGTGCCCGATGTCAGGTTTTTTTCTTTTTCTGCCTTGTATACCTTGTTTGACACCCAGGGCAAACGACTCTCTTCCAAAAATAAAAAGCGCCTGGAACTCTGGCAGGAAGACAAAGAGATGGTCACTTTCTGCACCAAAGAGTATCGTCGTTTTCTTGACGGATTTCATCTGCTCTTTGACGCGTCCCGGTTTAATTTATTCTATGTCAATCACATCGAGCGCCTTAAAATAGTCACCCATATTCTGGGTGAAAAAATACAACTTCTCTTTGATGTATTTTCCGCCGGGCTTTTGGACCAGGAAAAGGCAAGGGAGCGCCTTTCCGACCTTGAAGGCAATGCCCGGCGTTTAAGGGTTATCGTTGATAATTCGGTTGCCGGAGCCGTCTCCGCCCTTCGCAGGGAAATTGAGGCCAATCTGAAGAATGCATTCCTCAAGGACAGCGAAAATATTACGAAACTTGTGACGGAATTTATCCGGGAGGCCACAATTGATTCACAACCTTACAGGACCGGGGTGGACACAACGGGGTTCAAGCAGATTCTTTATATGATGTTCCAGGACTTCAAGCGTGAGCTTGATCTTTTTATCCTTGAACAGGTGACCCCGGAACTAAAACAGCTGGTGGGCATTCAGGAGGGCCGCATCGCGTCCTATTTTAAATCCCTTCTGGATTCATACCGCATCGATTATGTCACCATGGCTGTCCCGGGGGAGCGGGAGGACGGCCGTCTCTCCCTTGAGCTGATCAAAGAAGAGGAAGAGTATTCCAAGGGGGCCGACCTTGAAAACATCAAGAAAATCCTTGGTCTGCATTTGCCGGCCCAAATCTTTTGGGTGCGGCTCTTTTACGACATGTCTGACCAAAGCTGGTAG